A window of Streptomyces sp. NBC_01241 genomic DNA:
GGCGCCGGGCCCCCGCGCACGGCCGGCTGGCGGCGCCCCGAACGAGCGGCCCCGCACCGCGACCCGCGTGGCTGGCGCGCATCGGGAAGCGGCACGTCCTGAGCCGGGCCCGCGGCCCGCGGTCCAGCCGTCCTCGCCCCACCCACCCGTCCGTGTGAAAGGAGTTCCGATCCGATGCCCCAGCTGTCGTCCGTCGCCGTCGCAGCACCGCAGATCCGCGCGATCACCCTGCACGCCGACGGCCTCACCCTGTCCGCCCTGCTCGCCGAGCCGGTGGACGCGGTGCCCCGCGCCGTCCTCGTCGCCCTGCACGGAGGAGGCATGCGCGCCGGCTACTTCGACAACCGGGCCCGCCCCGGTCTCTCCCTCCTCGCCCTGGGAGCCCAGCTCGGCTACACCGTGCTCGCCGTCGACCGGCCCGGTTACGGACTCTCCGCCGCGCGGCTGCCCCGCGGCCTGGCTCTGGAGGACTCGGCGCCGGTCCTGCGCGCCGCGCTGGCCGACTTCTCGACGCGGTACGACACCGGGACCGGCCTGTTCCTCGTCGCCCACAGCTACGGGGGCAAGCTCGCCCTGTCGGCCGCCGACGCGTTCGGCGAGGCACTGATCGGCATGGACATCTCCGGGCTCGGCAACCGCGTCGC
This region includes:
- a CDS encoding alpha/beta hydrolase, which gives rise to MPQLSSVAVAAPQIRAITLHADGLTLSALLAEPVDAVPRAVLVALHGGGMRAGYFDNRARPGLSLLALGAQLGYTVLAVDRPGYGLSAARLPRGLALEDSAPVLRAALADFSTRYDTGTGLFLVAHSYGGKLALSAADAFGEALIGMDISGLGNRVAVAPHQLPGPDGQGDWRKHWGALRLYPPDAFRLGQALVSPVPEIEAAQGPLWPELYPELAARVRVPVRFTFAEQEQWWRYDEEAVAALTRPLASARVRVDHQPDAGHNISLGWAARTYHLRVCGFLEECLLARDAAVPQRRPVGAAV